In one Diabrotica virgifera virgifera chromosome 5, PGI_DIABVI_V3a genomic region, the following are encoded:
- the LOC126884629 gene encoding mini-chromosome maintenance complex-binding protein, protein MDIQTITPLQFAENEHNFSELLKDESIRNKIPLLNVNKIEHLGDLKLVRFHGMIQDMHSPEYYLEKFEVVNEDTKESSWVIGKYRECIKVKESVEQINFHNNSNITSERQAFVVISIPAKNSWVRSVEETHTIQPTKCAAANTSSGKRIHEESMDAEETVGPSTSRIPGSKKICSETTQSVDNKPASSQQNDIFPLSDTLINDQKQVFHIKLYNDQDQLKINDVCEFVGFLDIDPSTNANMCIGDMETEESTCFIPKIHCVHFTKLKHNNPLVNSEIDQASKDNFNVVRKDLLLVLTQLLLGDSLAAEYLLLHLLSEVYLRRDGLALGKLSLNISNIPTLPNVHYPSELYKFIEKLVTKSLYFPMTLENLNDLTFIPKKDYDLNYLSSGVLQLSDNTHFILDEIKLTPGKLNESGLNNVKAISSAIKHQTVSYDFKFYPLEFHCDIPFLVLSEGKSMVYSDVHIALQPDEISINTFKEIVEAADHFLKPDLLNEIRKYLTLARMTEYIITEQVENFIQNEFVKMRQNRSETTAEDLHSMLILARLIAISEGKSGLDEASWKKASDMEEERRNRIK, encoded by the coding sequence ATGGATATTCAAACTATAACACCACTTCAGTTTGCCGAAAACGAACACAATTTTTCGGAATTATTAAAAGATGAATCCATCAGGAACAAAATACCTTtgttaaatgtaaataaaatagaACATTTGGGAGACCTAAAACTGGTCAGATTTCATGGTATGATTCAAGACATGCATTCTCCTGAGTACTATTTGGAAAAATTTGAAGTGGTGAATGAAGATACAAAAGAGAGTTCCTGGGTTATTGGAAAATACAGGGAGTGTATCAAAGTGAAAGAAAGTGTAGAGCAAATAAATTTTCATAACAATTCTAATATTACTTCTGAGAGACAGGCATTTGTGGTTATATCAATACCAGCAAAAAATAGTTGGGTAAGGTCAGTAGAAGAAACGCATACAATCCAACCCACAAAATGTGCTGCTGCAAACACGTCTAGTGGTAAAAGAATTCATGAAGAATCCATGGATGCAGAAGAAACGGTTGGTCCCTCAACTAGTAGAATTCCGGGGAGTAAGAAAATCTGTAGTGAAACAACTCAATCTGTAGATAATAAACCAGCGTCAAGCCAGCAAAATGATATATTTCCACTTTCAGATACATTGATAAATGATCAAAAACAAGTGTTTCACATTAAATTGTATAACGATCAAGATCAATTAAAAATCAATGATGTATGTGAGTTTGTTGGATTTTTAGATATAGATCCGTCCACAAACGCAAATATGTGTATTGGTGATATGGAAACTGAAGAGTCAACTTGTTTTATACCAAAAATTCACTGTGTACATTTTACAAAATTGAAGCATAATAACCCTCTAGTGAATAGTGAAATAGATCAGGCAAGCAAAGACAATTTTAATGTAGTACGCAAAGATTTACTGCTTGTGTTGACGCAGTTACTTTTAGGGGATTCGTTAGCTGCGGAATACTTACTTTTACACCTTCTGTCTGAAGTTTATTTAAGGAGAGATGGTTTAGCACTTGGAAAACTGTCTTTAAATATATCTAACATACCTACTCTTCCTAATGTACATTACCCAAGTGAATTATACAAGTTTATAGAAAAACTGGTAACAAAAAGTCTTTATTTTCCTATGACTTTAGAAAATCTAAATGATTTGACTTTTATTCCTAAGAAAGACTACGATCTGAACTATTTGTCTTCAGGTGTGCTTCAATTAAGTGACAATACTCATTTTATACTTGATGAAATCAAATTAACACCTGGAAAACTGAACGAGTCTGGTTTAAATAACGTCAAAGCGATTTCTTCTGCTATTAAACATCAGACAGTTTCATACGATTTTAAATTTTATCCGTTGGAGTTTCATTGTGATATACCCTTCCTTGTATTATCAGAGGGTAAGTCCATGGTTTATAGTGATGTCCACATTGCATTACAACCAGACGAAATAAGTATTAACACTTTTAAAGAAATAGTTGAAGCTGCTGATCATTTCCTAAAACCTGATTTATTAAATGAGATTAGAAAATATTTAACCCTTGCGAGAATGACTGAATACATAATCACAGAACAGGTTGAAAATTTCATACAGAATGAGTTTGTAAAAATGCGACAAAATAGAAGTGAAACCACTGCAGAGGATCTACACAGTATGCTCATCTTAGCAAGACTAATAGCTATATCAGAGGGGAAGTCTGGTTTGGATGAGGCCTCTTGGAAGAAAGCTTCGGATATGGAAGAAGAGAGACGGAATAGAATTAAATAA